The following is a genomic window from Prunus persica cultivar Lovell chromosome G7, Prunus_persica_NCBIv2, whole genome shotgun sequence.
GGTACCCTTATCTTTACCGCATTGTTTCTTATTCACCGCATGTCTTACTTCCCCCAAGGCCCAAGTGATGAtcttggtaaaaaaaaaaaatttgtcacATGTGTTTACTGTTGGGAATTGAGAGAACAGATTTTGGTAGATAGATACAAATTACAATCGATCTCTGCTTTTGAACCTCtgataatataaaaatgatGAATATACACATTCACAAGTCACCATGTAATTCCTGAACAAATACGAACTGAGAATATAATGAAAGAATCAGCAGTTGCTCTTCCTTTCTATAATGGGGGAAATGCCTCTCAGGACTCTTGACTCACAGTGGACTTCACTCCAGTTTTTCCTTATAATTTTggcaaaattttctttttctttctgtgctagattaaaattttggtttttgtatgTTAGAAGAAGCTCCATTTTTTGTCTTTGtaatttcttcaattatttgaaCTTTTTAGAGGCGTAAAACACATAATACGTGCCACTCACATgctaattttattaaaacaataacaaaaaattagtttttttttaaatacagaaaaaaaattaggttaCTATCTTTAGATTATAACAATTTATAAAGTATCGGGTTCAAATAGTCTATAccaccaaaatcaaaattttgtacctttttttttttttttttttggtaccaATCTTAGTACCGTTCATGACTCGAGAAGTTTGCAAATACTTCATCAACAAGTAAGTATATCTTCCTTTCAACTTCTACTTTCCTATGAGCTTTTAGCTTTAGCTGTTATACTAGTCCATTGATTGTTTCAGACCAAAAGTTGCATTATATGTAcgggaaagaaagaaactcgCCATCcagaaccaaaaacaaaagaaaagaaacccgCCACTTCCATGTAGCTGTGCAGCTCAAGATTCTCCTGTGTTATCTCTCTTTAAAAAGGCAGGTTGATCAAATGGAATCATGGCTTTTCTGACTAGAAaagtgtaaattttttttggtgtatGCTGCAGCTTTTCAAAATGTGGGATCTGCTTGGGCTATAGGGGCTCTATCAGAGTCCATAGATTTAGAGACAGCTCCGGTGAGGCTTAATGATATAGGGTCCCAAATCTCTTTTATTGGGGATACCTTTTTGCATATAGGCTCTATATTATAGAGCCCCAAGGAGGTTGAGCCCCATTTAAGAGCACCTCCACCCCAAAAGGCAAGGGTagacactattcatgtgaatagtgtcagccttgctttttttggttttaccccaaagggcaagggcaagggcaaatactattcaccttactttattttttattatacttaaaccattaattttgataagctttTTTAGATAATATTTTACCTTTTGCTTgagccttcttcttctctttctcttgctGAAAAGCCAATGAGCATGGGCAATGTCGGAATATCATATCCTCAATCTCTGAGCATGGTTGAGAAAACCAACCGGCCGACATTTCTTTCCACCAATGGATAAAAATATTAGAGTCACCAAACCGGGAATCTCTAATCAGAATACTAAAGGATTTCATCAAGtcttggtggtggtggtggttgtggtggcaCGCCCCACACTCAAGAGAAGAATGATCAAAAGTTCCTTCCGTTGGCCGCTTCGGccgaaaagagggaaacaaaaGTACACATTTAGAAGAGCTAGTTGTGTATACTTCATCAAAGTAAAGGTTATAAACACGTTCATTACTAGAACTGAGGAATTAGTGAGAGTCTCACCAACACACGCAGACTCGAACAGAGACATAAtatcttttcttgtttgggcTATCGACGGATAATTAATCACAATAAATGAAAAGcatgaaattgacaaagtgaaaaaaaaaataaaatcttgagTAAAAGGTAGAGGTAGAGGCAGAGTGTCCTTAAAAAGTTGAACAGGAGTAATAGTAGAAGGAGGAGCATATGATGGGCCTTGATACGGAGAAACACggagagcttttgaaggtGAGGCAGAGGAATAGGAATAACGTGGCCTCAGCCCTCCGTGGTCTCGTCCAGGTTGCTCTGTAACTCACATAGAGATAGACAGAGACACGGGTTTAAAACatcatgaaacaaaaaaacccacGAAAATGAAAGAAGTTTAAGTAAAAATCTAACCTTTGCGAACAGAAGGCGTAAATGGAGAAGCGGACAATTGGGTTTGCAGAAGAGAAGCAGGGCAATACTTTGAAGGAGAGGGAGAAGGAGAGGGACATTGATATTGTGGTTTATTACGGATCATCCACATGATGAAGCCACTGAGGGTTTTGATTACTTTTGCCTCGTTGATTTCATGGAGGAGTTGGAGGGCCTTCTCCTCGCCCAGCAAACCCAACCTCCGCCTGACGTTGTAGTCTGGCTGGGGTTGCTTTCTCTCATTACAAAGTTGGTTCAGCAAATCCTCCACCAACGGAGGCAGAGCAAtgtgctgttgctgctgctgctgctgcagttgtggttgtggttgtATACAAGCATCGTCGGCCATGGCCGTCTGTGGCTCGACCATGTCATTGCTACTGCTGCTGTGAAAGTGGTTGATAGGTGAAGAGAGATGATCGGCGGCATCCGCCATCTCTatgcaactgcgtttcaaatTGCTCTGATTATTCATTTACACTTAGCTTTCTGGTCTGACTAAATGGTAACTCTCAAGATTCAAGCTTTATGGGGACCAGATTTTCATTGAGCTACGCTTTTGTGCTTGGATTGACATGTCACTCAACTAATAATAAATCTATTACCCTGACTCAAGGATCCTCTTCCTCTATATAATGGAGGAAATGCCTCTCACCAACTCTGACTCATAGTTGATTTCACTCTTGTTTTTCCTTATAATTTTggcaaaattttcttttctttctgttcTAGATTAGAACTTtggtttttatatatttgaagAAACTCCATTTTTGGTCTCTGTagtttcttcaattatttgaaCTTTTTAAAGGCGTAAAACACCTAATACGTCGTGCTAATTTCAttaaaacaataacaaaaattaggTTATTAACTTTAAATTACaacaatttataaattattggGTTCAAATAGTGACTATTAAAGTTGTAGAGAATAAAGTGGAACTTTGGCCAAACTATAGccaccaaaatcaaaatttggtaccttttttttttttttttctgcaccAATCTTAGTCCGTTCATGACTTGAGATATTTTCCTTTCAACTTTTACTTCGTCACCAAGTCTATCTTCCTTTCAACTTTTACTTTCCTATGAGCTTTAAGCTTTCTCTTTTATACTAACTAATCCACTGATTGTTTCATACCAGAAGTTACATCATATGTatgggaaagaaagaaacccgCGATCcagaaccaaaaaagaagagaaaagaaacccGCCACTTCCATGCAGCTCAAGATTCTCCTGTGTTATCTTTCTCTTTAAAGAGGTCGATCAAAAGGGAATCATGGCTTTTCTGACCAGGAAAGTGAACTTTTTTGGGGGGATACATGGAGGTGGTGGCTGGTTGGGGTTGGGAGGAGAAGGGGAgaggttttattttaatttttacattgtacttttttataattatattaatattgtttattttcaaaagagattaattttttaataattccCCTCAATAAGTACTGGCagttagaaaaaaattgacagaaaTTGGACGTTGTACTCGGATTGCTTGGAATTAATAACCACATAGGCAcaaatgaccaaattgaaaacacagGACCAAAAATGACTTCTTGCCAATTCCAATCGACCTCTGCTTTTGAACCTCTGATAATATAATAATGATGAATATTCATACATGTGTATTTCACATTCACTAGTTCAAGTCACCAAGTAATTCCTGAACAAATACAAACTAAGAATATAATGAAAGAATCAGCagttgctatatatatataatgtatatatttGTAAGAAAATTTCACATCTGCAATGCAGAAAGCAATTTTGGTTTGGATGTACAGCGCAATCAAGCAGTGCCTACCTCACAAACATTATTAGGATATCAACATTTTGCATGCGCATCCTCGACAAAGAATGGAGATAAAACCATCATATATATCTTCACTCGACAATCAAGGTTCACTTGCTTCCGTTTACTTCTTATAATTAGATATTAGACGCATCACTCTTGGCGCATTCTATGCTTGTTGAACTTGAGAAGACTTTTGTGGGTGTGGCATGAGTTGCTTCTACCCAATCATGGTAAGTTAGTGTTAGCAAGTCCCATAGACTCTGCAACTTCTCTTGCGGAAAAATTGTCCGCTTGTGCCTGCATATAAAGTACACATTTAGAAGAGCTAGCTATGTATACTTCATCAAAGTAAGAGGTTATAAACACGTTCGTTACTAATATGATATGTAATTGGAATCATAGCTTCTTATACAAATTGTGATGAAGTAGTATGCATACCTGAAGGCGATGCAGCAAATACATCAAGAAGAGATGTACAAATACCTGCACATGAATTATTCTGGTTATTTTGTGATTTGATTCACTCCACATAGTATGTCTGCATAGTTAAGACTCTTTAAACGCATGTTTAACTGTTTTACCAGGTAGAATAGCAAGATAAGTCGAGCTGTTGGATAACGCCAGAGAAATCTTGTGGCCCTGACAGCTCCTGAATCTAATAGTTTTGCTGCCTTCTGCAACTGCATGAGACAAGGTGAAACTTAAAGAGTATGAAAAGGAGATCAAGAATAATGATAGATAAGAAAATATGTACCTGTACGCTTGCCCCAACCATATGACGGTGatgcaagggaagaggcctgcagatttttttcttttattaagcttccaaaaactaaaataactATGAAGCCATAACATACATTTATAAACTAACATGTATGCAAGTGCATTGAAGTAAAGATGTAGAGGATAGATGATGGCAaagtataaagaaagaaaacgcATTACTTAGCGAGTCAACATACTCAAGTGCCTTCATTTCAGCATCTTCTTCCCAGGATGCTGATGCTCGACGGGGAACTCTACTCCTTTCTGCCTCTACCTGTTCAATATAAAGTGAATTCAAATacagaagggaaaaaaatgagatttttaaaaataaaaacaaaactggaCTCTAGAATCTATATAAAGCCTATCAACCAAGCAGCATAAAACACCTAGGGACAGACCTGAGCTTCCTGGAGACGCTTCAATTCCTTCTCCAAGTGAAACTCAGCTGCAGCTTTTTCACTAGCCATGGTTTCTAATTGTGTTTGCTTGTAGTACTGAATAATAGATGGAATAAGACATCTCTTCATATAGTACCGATATGTAACTGACCAtgtaaataagtttttttttttagtgagaTTACCAATAGATCAGTTAGTTCACGGTAGCGCTTCTCTAGCTCCATGTGTTCCTACAAAATGGCAAATATAACCAGTAAATAACATAGTGCTTACGGATAATTCATACCTAGTAGAactcattatatatttttgagagagagagagcagataTCACCTGACGCGAGTAATGCTCTGCATCCCTCTTCATGGCAGCCATTTCAACTCTCATTTTTTGCATTTCGGCCTGAAATCAAGCATATCAATAAGTGTTATAAAAACAAGTTGTCGAACGaggcaaataaattcaaaacacAAAGATCAAAAAATTGATCATAACAAAACTGTTAGGCAAAAAACAAAGGACACTTACCTCCAAAGAAGAAAGTTTTCCCTCTGCATCCCTCTGACCTTGGCGTGCACGTTCCACTTCTTCCTGCCATGCCTGCATCTTAGCATCCATTACTGTGAGTGAGTACAATAATACAGTGGTATTTAATCATCCTCAACTGATTGTGCCCATACTAAAGCACTCTATAATATATCAGAATGAATAATGCACATAAACAATTACAAGTTGTCCTTCTATGCTATTTAGATTGCaggcaaacaaaacaattaaaattactGGAGTTAGAAGCTTGGCAATGTTCTAAATATCAGACTAAAGATACAACAAAGAATATCACGCCTATAAAAATCCTGGCATGAGAAAGAGAGTTCATACACCGGCCAAAGGAAAATTTGGATTCGTACTTCTAACACATGACATATGTGACAATGAGACAGTACTTATTACCAAGTGGGAAAATTCTCACTTGAAGTtcaaagtataaataaaatgtaGTAATTTGCTGGgatcaagaaaaataaattctcCAACTGAACTATTGAAtcgaaaatatgaaaaggagTTCAGATGTAAAATCAACAGAAGGAATACCTGAATCACTTGATTTGCCTCTTCTGGTGACTTCTTTTGCCCGCGCCGAGCACGAGCTTCCATATCTTGTAGCTCTTGGTTTAAATTGGCACATTCAACCTGATGGCATATAGTACTATTATCCAAGAAGCTCCACCAATGAACAGAAACAtcaatacaaaataatttagaatGTTTGTTCTACCTCAAGCAATGCCATCTTCTGCTCAAGCTCCGATGCCTTTGCTGTCCTCTCATCTGCTGTTCTCTGAATAGGGAAGCATTTACAACAATCAGTAAATTATGGTCAAACTCACAGATTTATATTGctcttggaaaaaaaaacagaaacacaaGAAAATGCAACATCTTCCTAGACAGAACAATGAATTGTAGGCCGAACTCTTAACTTCATAGATACTTACACAAAGTATAATTCCCTTGATAAAAATCtcaatgaagaacaaaaatttgTAAAGAATCAAAAGGTAACACATTCATTAGATATAAAAACCTtacatgcaattgcattgCAATAGGGTTCATTTAAAAGCAAACTAAGACGGGTAGTAAACATACATGTCTACAGAGACAtggagaataaaaaataataatctcaTTAAAAAACAATGGGGTAAAAGTATTCTCATTAATACAAAGAGTCACAAACTTGAAAAGGGCTTACTTTACCTGGATCCTAGCAAGGGCTGTGGATGCCTCAAGGGCTCTGTGTTCCAATTCTACTTCCCTTTCCATTGCAGCCTGTTTTACAAGAAAGTGATCATCACAGTGCAAGAAAACAACCAGGGAGacagaaaattattattaatagtTTGTTGTAGATACAAACCATTTTGGTAGCATTATGTGCAGCACGCTCTTCTTCTGCTCTCCGTTCTACAGTAGACAACTCCTCTCGTAAAGCCTGAAGAATATTTTCTCACTAATTTCAGAATCTAATAATAAAAGCAGTATATGCAAGTATATGCTACAGGTCCAAATACAAACAAGGAAGCATCATACAATCTCACCTGCATCATCCTTGTCTCGGATAGTTCCCTATTTCTCATGATAGACTCCACGTTCGCCtgatatataaaattaattaattaattcaaaataaactCTAACTATTACCAAAGCCTCAACCAGTCGAAAATATAAGTCAAGAGAATCCAAAGTTGCACCAGTTTCTATAAAGGGTAGGCCAAATAAGTAGAAGAATAGAATACTGAAAAAGTTGAACATGGTAAGCAAATGAGCCCTTAGTATTACTAAAGCCTCTTCTCACTGTGTACCACTGACAgtggcagagagagagaggatacGAGGAAAGGAATATTATACATCCATAATTAAATGTGGTGGGTGTAATGAAACCTGCAGCGAAGCCAGATTCCCTTCAGACAAAGCAGCCTGTTTCTTCAGTGCATCCATGGAACTGACAAGTGCCtcaatttctgaattttttgcaGCCAAGGCCTCAACCATATTTGACTCTATTCTTGTCACATCACTTTTGGATGCTGACAAATCTTTCTGGAGCTGTTTTATGCGAGCTTCATATGACTTATTCAGCTCTCTCTATCAAAATAGCAGTCAACAAGTAAGACCAAAGCAATAAATATATCATATGCCTCTACAGTTAGTTATTCACTTAATCCTTGAAATATAGCAGGAATTTGTCTCACTTCTGACACAAGAAGTTCCTCTAGCTGTGCATTTTCAGATTTGTATTCTTGAAGTCGGGACGAAAGTCCAGCACAAACCTATCAATGATAACCAACGGATTAACAAAGCATTGAAACCGAAAATTTCTAACCAGTACAAAACTTCTAAAGGAGGAAAAAGCTTGTTAGAGTATGTGTGAAACAGGTTCATCTGATTTAAGGTGACCTTTTCTGAGAGACTAACTGAAAGAAAAGTGGCATTCCTACTTCAAATTATGACTGTAATATCAAACaaacaatgaagaaaaacagaaattaaTAGGGCTTACCCTTGCTAACCTTGCCTCTTTAGACTGACCAGTGGAAACAGCAGTTTTAAGCAATCCTTGGGCCTGCACACCAACTAAAAAAACTACTCAATAATAGCCTAAATGGCAAGTAACAAGATTCACAGCCAAAATAAATGAAGTATGCGAGATATTCACCTCATAGTAAATAACTTACCTCCTCAATTTGATCCTGTTCCTGTACTTTCACAGGAGTGCTACCAGCTTTATGCTCAAGTTGCTTACTTTGATCCAGTTCCTGTACTTTCGCGGGAGTACTACCAGCTTTATGCTCAACTTGCTTACTTTGATCCTGTTCCTGTACTTTCACAGGAGTGCTACCAGCTTTATGCTCAACTTGCTTACTTTGCTCAATTACTGGTTCCTCATTAACATCAGCAACTTTAGATTGAGTTTCTCTGTTACTGATGGCAGTGGTAGTTGTAGACTCTGTTCTATTTTGGTCAGTTTCTGGATGTACATCTGCGTCTCTAGATTTGTTTTCTTGGCCAGCATCAACTGATTCAACTTGATGGTTTTCATCCACAACCTCAACTTCTTTGGCAGATAATGGAAAAGGATGTTCTTCATGACCATCTGAGGGAATCTCATTGACAAGCTCACCATTTGAAGTTGAAGTAACAGCTTCCTTATCAGTACTAGTTGTTGACGCTTCTGCTTCATGAGCATTACTCTGACCAACTTCAATTGCTGTTGTCTCTGTTAAAGGAATGCTTACTGTGGAATCTTTCTCAAGATTCTGTTGCTTCTCATTGATGGGTTGACTTGAAGGATTTACCGATGGTGTCCCATCATTGTCATTTAAATGAGCATCACTGTCTATTTCAGGAGTCGCATCTACTTGTGATGTCAATATACTTGTCTGTTCGCGTGCAGAATCACTTGTATTAGGAGATTCATTCATGGACTGTCTCTTTTGAGCCTGCAAACAACCAATATGTGAGACAAAGAAGTTGATAAATTTCTATGTATGTGCGTTTGTGAAACAGTACTCCGTATTTTCATAGGTAATCTGGCAATACCTTGGTCTTTGACTTTTTCCTCTTGGCTTGAGATCCTTGCCCATTGGAAGCTTCACAAgagaaagacaaaaataaaaattagaaacagACATGGTGCGTCTTAACAGTACATTttaggaaagaagaaaagaaaaagagaagggacCAACTAGATAAGTGGGTAAAGTCACTTGGTGTCATCCCAACTCAAAAGGACTTAGGCTAGGGATGGGGCAGTTTATGGAATGGAAAACTAATACGTAACCCATTTGTGCAATGGAActccaaaccaaaacaaaacaaaatgtatATAAAAGATTCCAAGACAATTCAAAGATAATACCTGGTGACTGGGTAGCCAATTGATCGTCTAACTCACTGACAACCAGCTTTGCCCTCCGATCGACAACTTCAAACAGATCTGAGGCCAGAGAAAAGGTGATAAAATTTTACACATCAAGGGCAGAAGAAAAGACACATTATTATAAGGATTTTGATGTGGGGCTTGTACAAGGATGATATAGAGAATAAATGATCGTATTGTTCATATGGATGGTGCAGGcgctcttttcttttttgatgaaAACTCAAGAAACTAGTCTTGAACTGAACCAGGGACCTAGACTGAGCTGACCAAATTTCTCTAGCTCACTTTCATGTCATTTCACACAATTCATGAACTGTGGCAACTCCCAGTTTTTGGGTTTATcagacatgcaaatgtgtcCAAACTGAATTCGATATTCAACAATTAACTCCAAAATGCTATTCAAGAAACAAATACCCAATGCCAACGGCATCGCAATTATCAGACATGCAAATCTAAACCTAACCCCATTATTGCTACTTTATGCTTAACAACCCCAAACATCGTCCCGCATTATATCATCCACTAAACACCTCGAATAATTTCAATCAGCATAAGATCAAACCCTAAACATATTCCAAATCTAAAtgaaaaccaaattaaatattaaaaaaaccagCAAATTAAGAGAAAGAACAGAAGATCCAAACCTTCAGCAGCTTTGAGCCAGGAAGACATTGGAACAAACCGAATTCGGATCTAGCAACAACCGTGGCTTAGAGACCGACTAATGGAGCTTCCATGTAAAAAATGGGAAGAGATTATCAAACTTCGTGAAATGCGTCCCCTCAACTCGCAAGGTGTGAAGAAGGCAGTCGTGACTCGTGA
Proteins encoded in this region:
- the LOC109950260 gene encoding uncharacterized protein LOC109950260, which codes for MNNQSNLKRSCIEMADAADHLSSPINHFHSSSSNDMVEPQTAMADDACIQPQPQLQQQQQQQHIALPPLVEDLLNQLCNERKQPQPDYNVRRRLGLLGEEKALQLLHEINEAKVIKTLSGFIMWMIRNKPQYQCPSPSPSPSKYCPASLLQTQLSASPFTPSVRKEQPGRDHGGLRPRYSYSSASPSKALRVSPYQGPSYAPPSTITPVQLFKDTLPLPLPFTQDFIFFFTLSISCFSFIVINYPSIAQTRKDIMSLFESACVGETLTNSSVLVMNVFITFTLMKYTQLALLNVYFCFPLFGRSGQRKELLIILLLSVGRATTTTTTTKT
- the LOC18771293 gene encoding golgin candidate 1 isoform X3; the protein is MSSWLKAAEDLFEVVDRRAKLVVSELDDQLATQSPASNGQGSQAKRKKSKTKAQKRQSMNESPNTSDSAREQTSILTSQVDATPEIDSDAHLNDNDGTPSVNPSSQPINEKQQNLEKDSTVSIPLTETTAIEVGQSNAHEAEASTTSTDKEAVTSTSNGELVNEIPSDGHEEHPFPLSAKEVEVVDENHQVESVDAGQENKSRDADVHPETDQNRTESTTTTAISNRETQSKVADVNEEPVIEQSKQVEHKAGSTPVKVQEQDQSKQVEHKAGSTPAKVQELDQSKQLEHKAGSTPVKVQEQDQIEEAQGLLKTAVSTGQSKEARLARVCAGLSSRLQEYKSENAQLEELLVSERELNKSYEARIKQLQKDLSASKSDVTRIESNMVEALAAKNSEIEALVSSMDALKKQAALSEGNLASLQANVESIMRNRELSETRMMQALREELSTVERRAEEERAAHNATKMAAMEREVELEHRALEASTALARIQRTADERTAKASELEQKMALLEVECANLNQELQDMEARARRGQKKSPEEANQVIQMQAWQEEVERARQGQRDAEGKLSSLEAEMQKMRVEMAAMKRDAEHYSRQEHMELEKRYRELTDLLVEAERSRVPRRASASWEEDAEMKALEPLPLHHRHMVGASVQLQKAAKLLDSGAVRATRFLWRYPTARLILLFYLVFVHLFLMYLLHRLQAQADNFSAREVAESMGLANTNLP
- the LOC18771293 gene encoding golgin candidate 1 isoform X2 translates to MSSWLKAAEDLFEVVDRRAKLVVSELDDQLATQSPASNGQGSQAKRKKSKTKAQKRQSMNESPNTSDSAREQTSILTSQVDATPEIDSDAHLNDNDGTPSVNPSSQPINEKQQNLEKDSTVSIPLTETTAIEVGQSNAHEAEASTTSTDKEAVTSTSNGELVNEIPSDGHEEHPFPLSAKEVEVVDENHQVESVDAGQENKSRDADVHPETDQNRTESTTTTAISNRETQSKVADVNEEPVIEQSKQVEHKAGSTPVKVQEQDQSKQVEHKAGSTPAKVQELDQSKQLEHKAGSTPVKVQEQDQIEEAQGLLKTAVSTGQSKEARLARVCAGLSSRLQEYKSENAQLEELLVSERELNKSYEARIKQLQKDLSASKSDVTRIESNMVEALAAKNSEIEALVSSMDALKKQAALSEGNLASLQANVESIMRNRELSETRMMQALREELSTVERRAEEERAAHNATKMAAMEREVELEHRALEASTALARIQRTADERTAKASELEQKMALLEVECANLNQELQDMEARARRGQKKSPEEANQVIQAWQEEVERARQGQRDAEGKLSSLEAEMQKMRVEMAAMKRDAEHYSRQEHMELEKRYRELTDLLYYKQTQLETMASEKAAAEFHLEKELKRLQEAQVEAERSRVPRRASASWEEDAEMKALEPLPLHHRHMVGASVQLQKAAKLLDSGAVRATRFLWRYPTARLILLFYLVFVHLFLMYLLHRLQAQADNFSAREVAESMGLANTNLP
- the LOC18771293 gene encoding golgin candidate 1 isoform X1; protein product: MSSWLKAAEDLFEVVDRRAKLVVSELDDQLATQSPASNGQGSQAKRKKSKTKAQKRQSMNESPNTSDSAREQTSILTSQVDATPEIDSDAHLNDNDGTPSVNPSSQPINEKQQNLEKDSTVSIPLTETTAIEVGQSNAHEAEASTTSTDKEAVTSTSNGELVNEIPSDGHEEHPFPLSAKEVEVVDENHQVESVDAGQENKSRDADVHPETDQNRTESTTTTAISNRETQSKVADVNEEPVIEQSKQVEHKAGSTPVKVQEQDQSKQVEHKAGSTPAKVQELDQSKQLEHKAGSTPVKVQEQDQIEEAQGLLKTAVSTGQSKEARLARVCAGLSSRLQEYKSENAQLEELLVSERELNKSYEARIKQLQKDLSASKSDVTRIESNMVEALAAKNSEIEALVSSMDALKKQAALSEGNLASLQANVESIMRNRELSETRMMQALREELSTVERRAEEERAAHNATKMAAMEREVELEHRALEASTALARIQRTADERTAKASELEQKMALLEVECANLNQELQDMEARARRGQKKSPEEANQVIQMQAWQEEVERARQGQRDAEGKLSSLEAEMQKMRVEMAAMKRDAEHYSRQEHMELEKRYRELTDLLYYKQTQLETMASEKAAAEFHLEKELKRLQEAQVEAERSRVPRRASASWEEDAEMKALEPLPLHHRHMVGASVQLQKAAKLLDSGAVRATRFLWRYPTARLILLFYLVFVHLFLMYLLHRLQAQADNFSAREVAESMGLANTNLP